In Nonomuraea sp. NBC_00507, the following are encoded in one genomic region:
- a CDS encoding PadR family transcriptional regulator has translation MDDLTEMLKGTLEGCVLEIIGSEETYGYAITRRLNELGFADVVEGTVYTILLRLEKNGLVQVTKRPSGLGPPRKFYALNDAGREELATFWAKWAYITSRIDKLKEGGR, from the coding sequence ATGGACGACCTGACGGAGATGCTGAAGGGCACGCTTGAGGGCTGCGTGCTGGAAATCATCGGCAGCGAGGAGACCTACGGGTACGCCATCACGCGTCGGCTGAACGAACTCGGCTTCGCCGACGTCGTCGAGGGGACGGTTTACACCATCCTGCTGCGGCTGGAGAAGAACGGGCTCGTCCAGGTGACGAAACGACCGTCCGGGCTGGGCCCGCCGCGCAAGTTCTACGCGCTAAACGACGCGGGGCGCGAAGAACTCGCGACGTTCTGGGCTAAATGGGCGTACATCACGTCTCGGATCGACAAGCTGAAGGAGGGCGGGAGATGA
- a CDS encoding DUF1048 domain-containing protein, with amino-acid sequence MGIQDIIEGKKQWRAHMARVKALPPDYRIVYKEIQRYYFKVGPVGLADGSLLTGILEFFEEGVAAGKGVLELIGNDVAAFCDDLIKDSRTYADIYQESISGKPGTADK; translated from the coding sequence GTGGGCATCCAAGACATCATCGAGGGCAAGAAGCAGTGGCGGGCGCACATGGCGCGGGTCAAGGCGCTCCCGCCGGACTATCGGATCGTCTACAAGGAGATTCAGAGGTACTACTTCAAGGTCGGGCCGGTCGGACTGGCTGACGGCTCCCTGCTCACGGGGATCCTCGAGTTCTTCGAGGAGGGCGTGGCGGCCGGCAAGGGGGTCCTGGAGCTGATCGGCAACGATGTGGCTGCCTTCTGCGACGACCTGATCAAGGACTCGCGCACCTACGCGGACATTTATCAGGAGTCCATCAGCGGGAAACCCGGCACGGCCGATAAGTAA
- a CDS encoding DUF1048 domain-containing protein has protein sequence MNFWESMTGSDLTREWKAFEARAEALPADYRAAWGEIKGHLFPYGDFTGRNLMPILDGALGLLEETASDGQSIHEVLGDDIKGFCAALAGGEGARSYRDRWREQLNRNVARKLGRLGG, from the coding sequence ATGAACTTCTGGGAGAGCATGACAGGCAGCGATCTCACCAGGGAATGGAAGGCGTTCGAAGCTCGGGCCGAGGCATTGCCGGCCGACTACCGGGCGGCGTGGGGAGAGATCAAGGGTCATCTTTTTCCCTATGGGGACTTCACCGGTCGAAACCTGATGCCGATTCTCGACGGTGCTCTGGGGCTGCTCGAAGAGACAGCGTCCGATGGGCAGAGCATTCACGAGGTGCTGGGTGACGACATCAAGGGCTTCTGCGCGGCGCTGGCCGGCGGAGAAGGGGCTCGGAGCTATCGCGACCGGTGGCGCGAGCAGTTGAACAGGAACGTCGCAAGGAAATTGGGCCGGCTAGGAGGCTGA